A stretch of Paenibacillus sp. URB8-2 DNA encodes these proteins:
- a CDS encoding signal peptide protein gives MRENYYKTPGARRRGLGGKRALRSAVLLLIIAAVLALAGCSDNPDSVFSTDSGATSTSDVARVPWDYRVVEGTVGDLIGSDMTILPNNEMLPNDGNYATGDKIYTLQYMDAEITTDADQKNQVRLSSWSTIKSYKDLKSATEDLKNLKVSVTTDVDLIGVYKTKYKDKTRNFAVVELPSGNRIKQPIDDKRYTAMEKKKTVQVVLEEVHDFADYDLAYAKFRGWAN, from the coding sequence TTGCGCGAGAACTATTATAAGACGCCGGGAGCGCGCCGCCGCGGGCTTGGGGGAAAGCGGGCGCTTCGCTCGGCCGTCCTGCTGCTGATTATCGCGGCGGTGCTGGCTCTGGCCGGCTGCTCCGATAATCCGGACAGCGTATTTTCCACGGATTCCGGTGCGACGTCGACCAGCGATGTGGCGCGGGTGCCGTGGGATTACCGGGTTGTCGAGGGTACGGTCGGTGACTTGATCGGCAGCGATATGACCATCCTGCCGAACAACGAGATGCTTCCCAATGACGGCAATTATGCGACAGGGGATAAAATCTATACGCTTCAGTACATGGACGCCGAAATTACGACGGATGCCGATCAGAAGAACCAGGTTCGACTGTCTTCATGGTCCACGATCAAATCCTACAAGGATTTGAAATCGGCCACAGAGGACCTGAAGAATCTGAAGGTGTCGGTGACGACGGACGTCGATCTGATCGGCGTGTACAAGACGAAGTATAAGGACAAGACAAGAAACTTTGCCGTAGTGGAGCTGCCTTCGGGGAACCGGATCAAGCAGCCGATCGACGATAAGCGCTACACCGCGATGGAGAAGAAGAAGACGGTGCAGGTCGTGCTGGAAGAGGTTCATGATTTTGCGGATTACGATTTGGCTTATGCAAAATTTCGGGGGTGGGCGAATTGA
- a CDS encoding glutathionylspermidine synthase family protein, which yields MTEPVFQWLEHSGEDRVSRVEELGRLGFAWADLEDEEYWLDGVAVMREETYRELEEASSRLWAILDKAARYIHRRHDLYDLLAIPEVLWEMLDAAPLAPPGLISRYARFDFAIDERGSIKLLELNADTPTGYVEASIATPWVCEQAGIPTVNGSMPELVAAAWGEERPDTAACVNYGSHLEDSGTIEALARHSGLDIGCVDCLELTIDEGTVKDGQGRVVNRMFALYPKEWMAVDEGGEALAYAVETGRLTLFNPPHSILLQSKGLMAAVWGMYELGFLFSGEERETIAKYVLPTYNKPVFSGNFVSKSMFGREGGSVRLYDESGSLEIEDEDGFDSSVLFPSVYQKRAELSKIQTSAGELHLLSGMFMINGRPCGLLGRGGGPITGNTSHFIAMGVR from the coding sequence ATGACGGAGCCCGTATTTCAGTGGCTGGAGCATTCAGGCGAAGACCGGGTCTCCAGGGTGGAGGAACTGGGGCGCCTGGGCTTTGCCTGGGCTGACCTTGAAGACGAAGAATATTGGCTGGACGGAGTCGCCGTTATGAGAGAGGAGACATACCGGGAGCTTGAGGAGGCTTCTTCCCGGCTATGGGCCATTCTCGACAAGGCGGCGCGCTATATCCACCGCAGGCATGACCTCTACGATCTGCTTGCCATCCCGGAAGTCCTGTGGGAGATGCTGGACGCCGCGCCGCTTGCTCCGCCCGGGCTCATCAGCCGGTATGCGCGGTTTGACTTCGCCATCGACGAAAGGGGAAGCATCAAGCTGCTGGAGCTGAACGCCGACACGCCGACCGGTTACGTGGAGGCGTCCATTGCGACGCCATGGGTATGCGAGCAAGCCGGCATTCCGACGGTTAACGGCAGCATGCCGGAGCTTGTTGCCGCGGCTTGGGGCGAGGAGCGGCCGGATACAGCGGCCTGCGTGAACTACGGAAGCCATCTGGAGGATTCCGGCACGATCGAAGCGCTGGCTAGGCACAGCGGTCTGGATATTGGGTGCGTCGACTGCCTGGAGCTTACAATTGACGAAGGAACGGTGAAAGACGGGCAGGGGCGCGTCGTGAACCGAATGTTTGCCCTGTACCCGAAAGAGTGGATGGCGGTGGATGAGGGCGGCGAGGCGTTGGCCTATGCGGTGGAGACCGGCCGGCTTACGCTGTTCAACCCGCCGCACAGCATTTTGCTCCAGTCCAAAGGGCTGATGGCAGCGGTCTGGGGCATGTATGAGCTGGGCTTTCTGTTCAGCGGTGAAGAGCGGGAGACCATCGCCAAATACGTTCTGCCCACGTACAACAAGCCTGTGTTCTCGGGAAACTTCGTGTCCAAATCGATGTTCGGCCGCGAAGGCGGTTCTGTGCGTCTCTATGACGAATCCGGTAGCCTGGAGATTGAGGATGAGGACGGCTTCGACAGCAGCGTGCTGTTTCCTTCCGTATATCAGAAGAGAGCGGAGCTCTCGAAGATTCAAACCTCTGCGGGCGAGCTTCACCTGCTTTCGGGCATGTTCATGATCAACGGTCGGCCCTGCGGATTGCTGGGGCGGGGCGGAGGCCCCATTACCGGAAATACAAGCCATTTTATTGCCATGGGAGTGAGATAA
- a CDS encoding TetR/AcrR family transcriptional regulator: MKQRILAEARQEIYKSGFRFTMADMARRCGLSTKTIYECYSSKEDLILDMVQQAIDELTEREQSIVNDPKLGTMDKLRALLVLLPRDFQFFDIKRLHELQRYYTNVWNIMDSFLTEQWDGVTQMLAAAQAEGLLEKFNTALFIQLYIGGLYRLMEQASTGAAQMTLRQALDEMVDIMLNGIRKR, from the coding sequence TTGAAGCAAAGAATACTCGCGGAGGCCCGGCAGGAGATTTACAAGTCCGGTTTCCGTTTTACAATGGCGGATATGGCAAGACGCTGCGGGCTTAGTACGAAAACGATTTACGAGTGTTATTCTTCCAAAGAAGATTTAATTCTGGATATGGTTCAGCAGGCTATTGATGAACTCACGGAGCGGGAACAGTCGATCGTGAATGACCCAAAGCTTGGAACGATGGACAAACTGAGAGCTCTGCTCGTGCTTCTTCCACGGGATTTCCAGTTTTTTGATATCAAGCGTCTGCACGAACTGCAACGTTATTACACGAATGTGTGGAACATTATGGATTCCTTTTTGACGGAACAGTGGGACGGTGTGACCCAAATGCTTGCGGCGGCTCAGGCGGAAGGACTGCTGGAGAAGTTCAATACGGCGCTGTTCATTCAGCTGTATATCGGGGGACTGTACCGGTTAATGGAGCAAGCCTCCACGGGTGCGGCCCAGATGACTCTCCGGCAAGCACTGGACGAAATGGTTGACATTATGTTAAACGGGATCAGAAAGAGGTGA
- a CDS encoding DMT family transporter — protein MHWLLLLAAIAAEVAGTTFMKLSMGFTKLGPSILLAVCYLLSLTMLNLALKSVSMSVAYAVWSGAGTALVAGIGWVLFGERMSLLKIVCILLIIAGVAGLNLVEESHGEPKNSGSPQLSTRSSEGTEV, from the coding sequence ATGCATTGGTTGCTGCTGCTCGCCGCAATAGCCGCAGAGGTGGCTGGGACAACATTCATGAAGCTGTCTATGGGTTTTACGAAACTTGGTCCTTCCATTCTGCTCGCAGTCTGTTATCTGCTTAGCCTGACCATGCTGAATCTGGCGCTGAAAAGCGTCTCCATGAGTGTGGCCTACGCCGTTTGGTCCGGTGCGGGAACCGCCTTAGTGGCGGGTATCGGCTGGGTGCTGTTCGGTGAACGGATGTCCTTATTGAAGATCGTCTGCATTCTGCTCATCATAGCGGGTGTAGCGGGGCTGAACCTGGTGGAGGAAAGCCATGGAGAGCCGAAGAATTCAGGCAGTCCGCAGCTTTCAACTCGCTCATCCGAGGGGACGGAGGTTTGA
- a CDS encoding NAD(P)-dependent oxidoreductase: MLLETLNRIAIIGGTGRAGRYLAQKALESGYHVRMLARNPDKAFIKDDRLQVIAGDARNIQDLRSLLEGCHAVINTFGQPAKDTPLYSSVTHTVLTVMQEYGITRYIGVAGGSLNVQGDRKSFLNRIASTLFYILFGKMIADRKKELDLLMKSDIQWTLVRLPFVVEGLETGHIKENLRDIPGRNITNSDIAKFLVSQVNEMKYVKRTPCISN, from the coding sequence ATGCTTTTGGAAACATTGAATCGGATAGCCATCATAGGTGGAACAGGCAGAGCGGGCCGTTACCTTGCGCAAAAAGCGTTGGAAAGCGGCTATCACGTTCGTATGCTTGCCAGAAATCCGGACAAAGCATTCATTAAAGATGACAGATTACAGGTGATTGCCGGAGATGCCCGAAACATACAAGACCTTCGTTCTCTGCTGGAAGGCTGCCATGCCGTTATTAATACCTTCGGGCAACCCGCAAAAGATACACCGCTGTACAGCAGCGTAACCCATACTGTTCTCACGGTCATGCAGGAGTATGGAATCACAAGGTATATTGGCGTTGCAGGCGGGTCGCTGAATGTTCAGGGCGACAGGAAGTCATTTCTAAACCGAATAGCGTCCACCCTGTTCTACATTCTGTTCGGCAAGATGATCGCAGACAGAAAAAAAGAACTGGATCTGCTTATGAAAAGCGATATCCAATGGACCCTCGTGCGTCTGCCATTTGTAGTTGAGGGTTTGGAAACGGGCCATATCAAGGAAAATTTAAGGGATATCCCGGGAAGAAACATTACGAATTCCGACATAGCCAAATTCCTCGTCAGTCAGGTTAATGAAATGAAATATGTAAAAAGAACGCCTTGTATCTCAAATTGA